The genomic stretch CATGACCCCCGCCGAACCGGTCAACGTCACCGACGCCCTCGCCCGCTTCACCGACGTCTACAGCCCGCGCATCGTGGCCCGGGTCAACGACTACGACGTCCGGATCGCGCACACCCTCGGTGAGCACGTGTGGCACACCCACGAGCACACCGACGAGTTCTTCCTCGTCCTCGACGGCCGCTTCGACGTCGCCGTCCGGCAGCCCGACGGCTCGGAGGTGACCGTGCACCTGCAGCGCGGGGACACCTACGTGGTGCCGAAGGGCGTCGAGCACAAGCCCTCGTCGACCGGCGGGTCGATCCTGATGTTCGAGCCCACCGGCACCGTGACCACCGGCGACGACGAGGGCGTCGCGATCCCCGAGCACGTCGACCGCACCGTGGGCCGCCCGCTCTGAGCCGCCTCGGGGGCGACTCGTACCGTCGGCGGCGTGACGATCCCGCTGCGCCCCGGCGCCGGCCGCGCCGCCCGGCCGGCCGCGCGCGCTCCCGGCCCCGACCCGCTGGCACCGCTGCTGGACCTGCCCGGCGTCCGGGACGCGGCGGAGTCGGCGCGCGCCGCCGTCGACCGGCTGCTGGCCCACCGGCTGATGCGCAACCGCTCGGCCGAGGTGAGCACCGAGTCGGCGCTGCGCGGCGCCCGGGCGTCCGCGGCGCTCGAGGGGGTCGATGTGCCGCTCGCCGACCTGCGGGCCGGCGCGTTCGACCACCCGGTCCTGCAGGGCTCGCTGCGCGTCTCCGCCGGCCTGGGCGCGACGGTCGAGACCTGGGAGCGGGCGCCGGGGCAGGTGCTCGCCCGGTTGCACGTCCTCGCGGCTACCGATCTGGCCGATCGTGAGGCGCTGGGCCGGCCCGCGGCCGGCGCCGGGCCGCGGCTGACCGGGCTGTTCTCGCTGGTCACCGCGGGCAGCACCGTCCCCGCGGTGCTCGTCGCCGCCGTCGTGCACGGGGAGCTGGCCGCGCTCGCTCCCTTCGGCACCCAGGACGGCGTGGTGGCGCGCGCGGCCGGCCGGTTGACCGGCATCACCCGGGGGCTGGACCCGAAGGCGGTCTCGGTGCCCGAGGTGGGCTTCGTCGAGCTGGGCGCGCCGGCGTACGCCGCCGCGGTGGAGGGCTACCGGTCCGGCGGCCCGGACGGCGTCGCCGGCTGGCTGGTGCACTGCTGCCGGGCCACCGAACTCGGGGCCGCCGAGGGGCTGGCGATCGCGGAGAGCCTGCTCCGCGGCTGAGCGGGCGGCGGGACTGCGGCGACCGCGCCGGGCGTCGAGACTGGGTCCATGCGATCTCTCGAGGTGGACGGTCTGGGGCAGGTCAGCCGGATCGGGCTGGGCACGTGGCAGTTCGGCTCACGGGAGTGGGGCTACGGCGGGGACTACGCCGGCGGCACCGCCGGCCGGATCGTGCAGCGCGCGCTGGAGCTCGGCGTCACCTTCTTCGACACCGCCGAGGTGTACGGCTTCGGCAAGAGCGAGCGGATCCTGGCCGAGGCGCTCGGCGACCGCCGGTCCGACGTCGTGGTGGCCAGCAAGCTCTTCCCGGTGGCGCCGTTCCCGCCGGTGGTGCGCAACCGGGCGTCCGGCAGTGCCTCCCGCCTCCAGCTGGACCGCATCCCGCTCTACCAGGTGCACCAGCCCAACCCGCTGGTGCCCGACTCGGTGATCATGCCCGGGCTGCGGACCCTGCAGGAGGAGGGCCGGGTCGGCGCGGTGGGGGTCTCCAACTACTCGCTGGAGCGGTGGCAGGCCGCCGACCGCGCGCTCGGCTCCCCGGTGGTCAGCAACCAGGTGCAGTTCTCCCTGGCGCACGCCGGGCCGCTGGCGGACCTGGTGCCCTTCGCCGAGCGGGAGGACCGGGTGGTCATCGCCTACAGCCCGCTGGCCCAGGGGCTGCTCGGGGGCAGGTACTCGGCCGACCACCGCCCCGGCGGCGTGCGGGCGGCGAACCCGTTGTTCGGCACCGAGAACCTCCACCGGGCCGAGCCGCTGCTCGACGTCCTGCGCGAGGTCGCGGCCGCGCACGACGCCCGGCCGGCGCAGGTGGCCCTGGCCTGGCTGATCGCCCAGCCGCGGGTCGTGGTCATCCCCGGTGCGTCCAGCGTCGAGCAGCTGGAGGCCAACGTGGCGGCCGCCGAGCTGGAGCTGGCGGCCGACGAGGTCACCGCGCTCACCGACGCCGCCCGTGCGTTCCGGCCGGTCTCCGGCGTGCGCACCGTCACCGACACGGTGCGGGAGAAGGTCGACCAGCTGCGGGAGCGGTTCGCCGGCTGATCCGGCGGTTCCCCGCCGGCGGTCAGGCGCCGCGGCGCCGGCCGCGGCCGTCCGGCGGGGGCACCACCGGCAGGGCGGTCTCGCCGGGGGAGAGGGCGCGCAGCGCCCGCCGGCGGGCGTACCAGGCCAGCCCGGCCACGGCGGCGCCGACGCCCACCCCGACGCCGGTCACGACCGGCGTCCGCCCGCCGAACCGCGAGCGCAGCGTCACCGGGCGGGTGAACTCCAGCACCGGCCAGCCGCGCTCGACCGCGGCCCGGCGCAGGCCCCGGTCGGGGTTGACCGCGGTCGGGTGGCCGACCGCGGACAGCATCGGCAGGTCGGTGACCGAGTCGCTGTAGGCGAAGCAGTCGGCGAGGTCCCAGCCCTGCTCGGCCGCGAGCTCCCGCATCGCCACGGCCTTGTTCTCGCCGTAGGCGTAGAAGTCGATCTCGCCGGTGTACTTCCCGTCGACGGTCACCATCCGGGTGGCCACCACCCGGTCCACGCCGAGCATCTCGCCGATCGGCTCGACCATCTCGGCTCCGCTGCTGGAGACGATGACGATCTCCCGGCCCGCGGCCCGGTGCGCCTCGATCACGTCGGCGGCCTCGGCGTAGATCAGCGGGTCGACGATCTCGTGGAGCGTCTCACGGACGATCTCGTGCACCGCGGCGACGTCCCAGCCGGTGGTCATCGCGGTGATCTGGCGGCGCATCCGCTCCATCTGGTCGGCGTCGGCGCCGGCGAGGGAGAAGACGAACTGCGCGTAGGCGCCCTTGAGCACGGCCCGGCGGTTGATCAGCCCACCCTGGAAGAACGGTCGTCCGAAGGCCAGGGTGCTGGACTTCGCGATGACCGTCTTGTCCAGGTCGAAGAACGCCGCAGCGCGGGTCACATCCCACACGGTAAGGGGATCGGCAGCCCGGTTGTCCAGGTGCACCGCCGTCCACACCCCGAGGGGTCATCCACAGTTCGCCGTCCCGCCTTCCGATCCGGCGCCGGTGCCGATGCGCTGGTCGGGTGCCCGTCGCCCCGCGCCGCACCGGCGCCCTCCCGTCCGACTGCCGTCCCCTCGTCGCCAGCACCGACGAGGCCCTCCTCGACGACCTGCTGGGGCTGCTCGCCGCCGCCGGTGCCACCGCGGAGCTGACCACCGGAGGTCCGGCGCTGCGCCGCGCCGCCCGCGACGCGCCGCTGGTGCTCGTGGGCGCCGACCTGCTGCGCAGCGCCCCGGTCCGCACGCTGCCCCGCCGGCCCGGGGTGCTCGTGGTCACCGGCAGCGAACCCGCGCCGGAGGTCTGGGCCGCGGCGGTGGAGCTGGGGGCCGAGCGGGTCGTGGTGCTGCCCCGCGACGAGGCGTGGCTGCTGGAACGGGCCGCGGCGGCGGTCCGCGCCCCCGCGCGGCCGGGCTGGCTGGCCGTCGTCGGCGGCGCCTGCGGTGGTGCCGGGGCGAGCACGCTGGCGACCGCGCTCGCGGTCGCCGCCCGGGCCGCCGGCGTCGGCGAGGTGCTGCTGGTCGACGGCGACGGCCGGGCCGCAGGGCTCGACCTGCTGCTGGGCGCCGAGCACGCGCCGGGGCTGCGCTGGCCCGAGCTGTCCGGCCTCAGCGGCCGGGTGTCCGGCGCGGCGCTCGTGGCCGCGCTGCCGGAGGCCCATGGCGTGGCGGTCCTGTCCGCCTCCCGCGACCAGCCGCAGCCGGTGCCCGCCGACGCGCTGCTGGCCGTGGCCCGCGGGTCACGGGACAGCGGCCTGGGCGTCGTGGTCGACCTGCCCGCGCACGGCGAGGCCGCCGAGGAGGTGCTGGCCGCCGCCGACCTCGCCGTCCTCGTCGTGCCCGCCCGGATCCGAGCCGCGGCCGCCGCCCGGCCGCTGCTGGCGTCACCGGCCGGCGCCTGGTCCGCGGCGGTGCTGGTCAGCCGGCCGGTGCCCGGTGGGCTCAGCCGCGCCGACGTCGCCCACCTGGTGGGCCGCCCGGTCTTCGCCGAGCTGGCCGCCGACCGCGCGGCCGTGGTGCGCAGCGAACGCGGCGAGCCACCCGCCGTCGGCGCGCGGGCCCCGCTGGGGCTGGTCAGCCGCCAGCTGCTCGGCCGGCTGCCCGGGCGGGCGGCATGACCGGCGCCCCGGTCACCCCGCTCATCGACCGGGTCCGCTCCCGGCTGGCCAGTGCCCCGGGGGCCGGCGTCCCCGGGGCCGCGACCGTCGCCGCGCTGGTCCGGGAGGAGAGCGGCGGCCTGCTCGGCGACCGGGCGGTGCTGGACGCCGTCCGGCTGGCCACCGACGAGCTGGCCGGCGCGGGGGTGCTCGAGCCGCTGCTGCGCCGGCCCGGGGTCACCGACGTGCTGGTCAACGGGCCGGACGAGGTCTGGGTCGACTGCGGGAGCGGCCTGGAGCGGGCCGACGTCCGGTTCCCCGACGAGGCGGCCGTGCGGCGGCTCGCCGTCCGGCTCGCGGCGTCGGCCGGCCGGCGGCTGGACGACGCCGCGCCGTGGGTGGACGCCGGCCTGCCCGACGGCACCCGGCTGCACGCGGTGCTGGCGCCCGTCGCGGCCGGGAGCACGTGCCTGTCCCTGCGGGTGCTGCGGCGGGCCGCGCTGTCCTGGGCCGACCTGCTGGCGCGCGGGCCTTCCCGGGGCGTCCGCCGACCTGCTGCGCGCGGCGGTGCGCCGCCGGCCGGCCTTCCTGGTCACCGGCGGCACGGGCACCGGCAAGACCACGGTCCTCTCGGCGCTGCTCGGGCTGGTCGACCCCGCCGAGCGGCTGGTGCTCTGCGAGGACGCACCCGAGCTCGACCCCCGCCACCCGCACGTCGTCCGCCTGCTCACCCGGCCGCCCAACGTCGAGGGCGCCGGCGCGGTCACCCTGCGCGACCTGGTACGGCAGGCGCTGCGGATGCGCCCCGACCGGCTGGTCGTCGGCGAGGTGCGCGGCGGTGAGGTGGTCGACCTGCTGGCGGCGCTCAACACCGGTCACGACGGCGGCTGCGGCACGGTGCACGTCAACCGGGCCGCCGACCTGCCCGCCCGGCTGGAGGCGCTGGGCAGCACCGCGGGGTTGGACCGGGCGGCGGTGCACAGCCAGGCCGCGGCCGCGCTCGGACTGGTCGTCCACCTGCGCCGCGGGCCGGGCGGGCGGTCGGTGGACGAGCTCGCCGTCGTCCGCCGCCGGGGCGACCTGATCGAGGTGGCGCCGGGCTGGCGGGCCGACGGCGGGGAGTGCCCCGCACGGGCGGAGCTGGCCGGGCTGCTCGACTGCCGGGTGCCCGGATGAGCGCGCCGGCCCTGCTGTGCCTGGCGCTCGCGCTGCTGGCCTGGCCGGTGGCGCCGGGCGCGGCCCAGCGGCTGCGGCCGACCGGGCAGCCGTCCGGGCACCGTCCCCGGCCCGGCACGGCGATGCACCGGTGGGCCCTGCGGTCCGGTCCCGCGACGGCGGCGCTCGTGGCCGGGCTGCTGCTGTCCACGCCCGTGGTCGCCGTCCTGGCCGCGGTCTGCGCCGCTGCCGGCGCGCGGGTGGTGCGTGCCCGGGCCGAGACCGTCGCCGAGGACCGCCGCACCCGCGCGCTGGCCGAGGCCCTGGGCGTGCTGGTCGCCGAGGTCCGGTCCGGCCGGCCGCTGGCCGAGGCGGCCGGCGCGGCGGCGGCCGGCTGTCCGGACCCGGCCACGGCGCGGGTGCTCGTGCCGGTGCTCCGGCTCGGCGAGGCGCCACAGGTCCGGCCGCGCGACCCGCTCGGTCCGGCGCTGGTCCGGCTCGCGGCCGCCGTCCGGCTCAGCGGCGCGACCGGGTGCTCCCTCGCGGCGGTGGTGGGCGCGGTGGAGGACGACCTGCGGGCCCGGTTGCGCACGGCGGCCGAGCTCCGGTCCGCGGTCGCCGGGCCGCGGGCCAGCGCGACCGTGCTGGCGGGCCTGCCGGTGTTCGGGCTGCTCATGGGCGCCGGTGTGGGGGCCGATCCGTGGCGGGTGCTGACCACCACCACGCCGGGGACCGTGCTGCTCGTGCTGGGTGTGGGGCTGGAGCTGGCCGGGTTGGCCTGGTCGGCCCGGCTGGTCGGCCGGGTGGTCCGCGGGTGAGCGCAGCCCTGGCCGCGTCGGCGCTCGCGGCCGCGCTGCTGCTCTGGGTGCCGCCCGACGCCGCCCGTCGGGCCCGCGTCCGGTCGCTGGCCGGGCCGCGCCGGGACCGGTCGGCCGGCTGCGCCGGGTGACCGGGGGACCGCCGGGCCCGGTGCGACGGCGGGTCGAGGCGGCCGCCGGTGCGCTGGCGGTGTTCGCGCTGCTCGGCGGCGGCGTCCTCGGCACGGTCGCGGCGATGGCCGGCGGCGTGGCGCTGGACCGGGTGCTGCGTCGCGCCGGCGATGAGCCGGAGCGCGCCGGTGCCGCCCAGGTGCACGCCGACCTGCCGGTCGCCTGCGACCTGCTGGCCGTCTGCCTCGCTGCGGGCACCCCGGTGGGGGAGGCGCTGGCCGCGGTCGCCGGGTCGGTGCCCGGCCCGCTGGGCGACCGGCTGGGGCAGGTGGCGGCGCTGTACCGGCTCGGCGCGACGCCGCAGCGGGCCTGGGCCGGGGCCGGGCCGCCGGTCGACGCGCTCGCCCGGGTGGTGGTGCGTGCCGGGGAGTCCGGCTCGTCGGTGGTGCCCGCGCTGGCGCGGCTGGCCGTCGACCTCCGCGGGGACGAGCGGGTGCGGGTCGACGCCGCCGTCCGGCGGGCCGGGGTGTGGGTGCTCGCCCCGCTGGGGCTCTGCTTCCTGCCCGCGTTCCTCTGCCTCGGCGTCGTCCCGCTGGTGCTGGGGATCGCGAGTGACGTCTTCGGCTGAGCGCGTCTTCGGCTAGGGCACATCTAACCCCCGGCTCGCCGGCCGGTGTCCACAGCCCGAGCCGCTCTCCACAACTCCGCGGACTCCCTGGGCGGCGGCCGGCGGCGCCGGGAGGGTCGGGTCCGCGGGCCGAAGGACGGCCTGCGGAAGGGAGCGAGATGACCGGGCAGGACAGGGGACGACAGGACGGCGGGGGACGCCGCAGCGGACGGGTGGCGACGGCGCTGCGCCGGCGCTGGGCGGCGGTGCGCCGGTCCGGCGAGGAGGGGATGAGCACCGCGGAGTACGCCGTCGGCACGGTCGCGGCCTGCGCGTTCGCCGCGGTGCTCTACCAGGTGGTCACCGGTGGCTCGGTCGTGGCGGCGCTGGGCGACCTGGTGCAGCGTGCGCTGGCGACGCTGTCCTGACCGCCGTGCGCGCCGCCCGGTCCGGCTCGGAGGACGGCATGGTGACCGCGGAGACCGCGGTCGTGCTCCCGGTGCTGCTGGTCGTGCTGGCCGGTGCGGTCGCCGCGGTGGTCGTGGTCGCCGCTCAGCTGCGCTGCGTCGACGCCGCCCGGGAAGGGGCCCGGGCGGCGGCGCGCGGGGAACCGGCGGCCGTGGTGGAGCGGGTCGCCGGCGCTGCGGGCCCGGACGGCGCTGTGGTCAGCCAGGGGAGCAGCGGCGACACGGTGACCGTGACGGTGGCCGCGGTGGTCGCGCCGCTGGGGCCGGTGCCGTGGCGGGTGACGGTCACCGCGACGGCCACCGCCGTGGTCGAACCCGCGGCCCGGGGGAGCGGGCGGTGAGGCGCCCGGACGGCGAGGCGGAACGGGGGTCGGCCACGGTCTGGGTGGTGGCGCTGGCCGGACTGGTGGCGGCGGTGGGGATGGCCGCGGTGCTCGTCGGCGCGGCGGTCGTCGCCCGGCACCGGGCCACCGCGGCGGCCGACCTGGCGGCGCTGGCCGCGGCCGGCGCCGCGGTGCAGGGCGACCCGGCGGCGTGCGCCGTCGCCAGCGAGGTGGCGGTCGCGAACGGTGCCGCGGTCACCTCGTGCACGGTCGGCGCCGGGGCGGTGGTGGAGCTGCACGTCCGGGTGCCGGTCCGGCTCGGCCCGCTCGGCGTGGTCGACGCCGACGGGCGCGCCCGCGCCGGGCCGGTGGCGCCGGAGCCGCCCGGATCAGGAGGCGAGGGATCAGGAGGCGAGGGATCAGGAGGCGAGGGATCAGGAGGCGAGGGCTCAGAAGACGAGGTCGTCGGGGTCGGGCGCCTGCCGGGCGTCGTCGGCCGGCTCGGCGGTCTCCTGGGTGACGGTGGTGGCGAAGGGGGCCGGCGGCCGGGTGACCGCCACGTCCTCGGCGGGCAGCTCCGGGGCGGCGGCGAGCTCGTCGAGGACCACGTCGAGCACGCGGACCGCGCCCCGCTTGTCCAGCGGGTCGTTGCCGTTGCCGCACTTGGGCGACTGCACGCACGAGGGGCAGCCGGACTCGCACTCGCAGCTGGCCACCGTGGCCCGGGTGGCCTGCAGCCACTCCCGCAGCACCGCGTAGCCGCGCTCGGCGAAACCGGCCCCGCCGGGGTGGCCGTCGTAGACGACGATCGTGGCCGCGCCGGTGTCCGGGTGCAGCGCGGTGGAGATGCCGCCGAGGTCCCAGCGGTCGCAGGTGGCCAGCAGCGGCAGGATGCCGATCGAGGCGTGCTCGGCGGCGTGCAGCGAGCCGGGCAGCGCGGCGTCGTCGACGTCGGCGCGGCCCACGGCCCGTTCGTCCAGGGTCAGCCAGACGGCCCGGGTGCGCAGCTGCCGGGGCGGCAGGTCGAGCGGGAACTCCGCCAGCACCTCGCCGGTGCCCAGCCGCCGGCGCTGGTAGGCCACCACCTGGTTGGTCACGTCGACCACGCCGGTGTGCGCGGTCACCGCGCCCAGCCGCCGGGTGCGCTCGATCGAGACGATCGACAGGTCCACGGTGTCCCGGGCGACCGTCGTCCACTCCGGGCTCTCCGCGTGCACGACCGCGCAGGCGTCCTCGTCGTCGAACTCGTCGACCACGAAGGTGTCCCCGCGGTGCACGTACAGCGCGCCGGTGTGCACCGTGGCGTGCGAGGCGTCGCCGTCGACGGTGCCCAGCAGCCGCCCGGTGTCCCGCTCGATGATCGACACCGGCGCCGCGCCGCTGCCCCGGATGTCGACGTCGGGCCGCCCCCGCCCGGCCCAGTACCAGCCGGTCGGGCGGGCCCGCAGCTGCCCGGCGGCGACCAGCTCGGCGACCTGCGCCTCGGCCACCGGGCCGCCGAAGTCGGCCAGCTCCTCGGGGCGCAGCGGCAGCTCGGCCGCCGCGCAGCACAGCTGCGGGCCGAGCACGTAGGGGTTGGCGGGGTCGGTGACGGTCGCCTCGACCGGCCGCCCGAACACCGCCCGCGGGTGGTGGGCCAGGTAGTGGTCCAGCGGGTCGTCGCGGGCGACGAAGACGACCAGCGACTCCCGCTGCGCCCGCCCGGCCCGGCCGGCCTGCTGCCACATCGACGCCAGGGTGCCCGGGTAGCCGGCCAGCACGACCGCGTCCAGGCCGGCGATGTCGATGCCCAGCTCCAGCGCGTTCGTGGTCGCGACGCCGAGCAGCTGGCCGGTGGACAGCGCCCGCTCCAGCTCCCGCCGCTCCTCGGGCAGGTAGCCGCCGCGGTAGGAGTCGACCTTGGCGGCCAGGTCCGACCGCCCGCGCGAGCGCAGGATCGCCCGGGCCTGCTCGGCCACGTTCTCCGCGCCGCGCCGCGAGCGGACGAAGGCCAGCGTCCGGGCGTCCCGCTGGACCAGGTCGGCGAGCAGGCCCGCGGCGTCCGCGGCCGCCGACCGGCGCAGCGGTGCGCCGTGCTCGCCGGTCCGCTCGGTCAGCGGCGGCTCCCACAACGCGAACGTGGCGCCCGGCCGGGGGGAGCCGTCCTCGGTCACCGCCGTCACCTCGGCGCCGACCAGCCGGGTGGCGGCCGCGGCGGGGTCGGCCACGGTCGCCGAGGCCAGCACGAACACCGGCTCCGCGCCGTAGCGGCGGCAGACCCGCCGCAGCCGGCGCAGCACGTGCCCGACGTGCGAGCCGAAGACGCCGCGGTAGGCGTGGCACTCGTCGATGACGACGTAGGCGACGCGGCGCAGCGTGCTGGACCACTTCTGGTGTGCCGGCAGGATCCCGCGGTGCAGCATGTCCGGGTTGGTGACGATCCACCGCGAGTGCCGCCGCACCCACTCCCGCTCCTCGGCCGGGGTGTCGCCGTCGTAGGCGGTCGGGCGCACCGAGGGGCCGGCCAGCGCCGCCACCGAGGCCAGCTGGTCGCGGGCCAGCGCCTTCGTGGGGGCGAGGTAGAGCACGCAGGCCCGGTCGTCCTCGGCCAGCGCGGTGAGCGCCGGCAGCTGGTAGGCCAGCGACTTGCCCGAGGCGGTCCCGGTCGCGACGACGACGTGCGCGCCGCCGCGGGCCAGCTCGGCGGCGGCCACCTGGTGGCTGAAGGGCGCGACGACCCCGCGGGCGGTCAGCCGGTCGCGCAGCTCCGCGCCCACCCAGTCCGGCCACGCCGCCACCCGGCTGGGACGGGCGGCGAGCCGGTGCACGTGGGTGACCGGGTCCTCGTCCTCCGCCGTGCCGGCCAGCAGCGACTCCAGCAGCTCGTCACCGGGCAGCGCCCGGGGTTCGGCGCCGGCGTCCACGACGGGCCGGGCGGGGTGGAGCGAGGTCACGCCTCCCACTGTCACACCGGCGCGCAACCCGCCTCCGCGCCGACCGGGTCGGACAGCGCGGAGTGTGCAGCAGATCACAGAAGTGGTGGCGGAAGAGACCCGGCTACGGCACAGTGCGTCCCACGCCGGGACCCGCCGGGCGCCAGCCCGGGGTGGCCGGACGGTGCGCGCCCACCCTGCCGCGGAGGCCCCGATGCCCGACGCCGACCTGTCCGGAGGAGACCTCGCCCTGGTGGCGGTCGTGCTCCTCGTCTCCCTCGCCGCGCTGGGCTTCGCCGCCTGGCTGGTCCGCGCGGTGCTCGCCGCCGACCAGGGCACGGCGTCGATGCAGGAGATCGCCGCGGCGATCCAGGAGGGGGCGGGGGCCTTCCTGCGTCGCCAGTTCCGCACGCTGGCGGTCTTCGCCGTCATCGTCTTCCTGCTGTTGCTGCTGCTGCCGGTCACCGACGGCGGGCTGGGCACCCGGGTGGGCCGGGCGGTGTTCTTCCTGGTGGGCGCCGGCTTCTCGGCCAGCGTCGGCTTCATCGGCATGACCCTGGCGACCCGGGGCAACGTGCGGGTCGCCGCGGCCGCCGCCGCCGGCGGGCACCGTCCCGCGTTCCGGATCGCCTACCGCACCGGCGGCGTCGTCGGGATGATCACCGTGGGGCTGGGCCTGTTCGGTGCGGCGCTGGCGCTGCTGCTGTTCCAGGAGACCGCCCCGGTGGTGCTCGAGGGCTTCGGCTTCGGTGGCGCGCTGCTGGCCATGTTCATGCGCGTCGGTGGCGGCATCTTCACCAAGGCCGCCGACGTCGGCGCCGACCTGGTCGGCAAGGTGGAGGCCGGCATCCCCGAGGACGACCCGCGCAACGCCGCCACCATCGCGGACAACGTGGGCGACAACGTCGGTGACTGCGCGGGCATGGCCGCGGACCTGTTCGAGTCCTACGCGGTCACGCTGGTCGCCGCGCTCATCCTCGGCCAGGTCTTCCTCGGCCCCGTCGGGATGGTCTTCCCGCTGGTGGTCGCCGCGATCGGGGTGGTCGCCTCCATGGTCGGCATCCTGGCCAGCAACCCCCGCGGCGGCGACCGGTCCTGGATGGCGCCGGTCAACCGCGGGTTCTTCACCTCCGCGGCCGTCTCGCTCGCGCTGGTGGCGGTCGCCTCGTTCACGGTGCTGCCGGCGCTGTCCGGCGGGCTGGACGTACCGGTCAGCCCGCAGGTGCTCGGCTTCCTGTCGGTGCTGGTCGGGATCGTGCTGGCCGCCGCGATCCAGCAGCTCACCGGGTACTTCACCGAGACCTCCCGGCGCCCGGTGAAGGACGTCGGCCGCAGCTCGCTGACCGGCCCGGCCACCGTCATCCTCTCCGGCATCTCCCTCGGCCTGGAGTCGGCGGTCTACGCGGCGCTGCTGATCGGCGCGGCGGTCTACGGGGCGTTCCTCATCGGCGGGGCGGCCGCGCTCTACGCCGTCGCGCTGGCCGGCTGCGGGCTGCTCACCACCGCCGGCGTCATCGTCTCGATGGACACCTTCGGGCCGGTCAGCGACAACGCACAGGGCATCGCCGAGATGTCCGGCGACATCGACGACGACGGTGCCCAGGTGCTCACCGACCTCGACGCCGTGGGCAACACCACCAAGGCCATCACCAAGGGGATCGCGATCGCCACCGCGGTGCTGGCCGCCACCGCGCTGTTCGGCTCCTACAACGCGAGCATCGGTGATGCGCTGGACGACGCCGGCGCCGCGCTGGGGGACGCCTTCACCCTGGTCTCGCCGAACAACGTCGTCGGGGCGGTCATCGGCGCCGCCGTTGTCTTCCTCTTCTCCGGACTGGCGATCAACGCCGTCTCCCGCGCGGCCGGGCGGGTGGTGTTCGAGGTGCGCGAGCAGTTCCGCACCCATCCCGGGATCATGGCCGGCACCGAGCGCCCGGACTACGGCCGCGTGGTCGACATCTGCACCCGCGACTCGCTGCGCGAGCTGACCACCCCCGGGCTGCTCGCGGTGCTCGCGCCGGTCGCCGTCGGCTTCGGCCTCGGGTTCGGCCCGCTGGCCGCCTACCTGGTCGGCGCGATCGCCACCGGCACGCTGATGGCCGTCTTCCTGGCCAACTCCGGCGGCGCGTGGGACAACGCCAAGAAGATGGTGGAGGACGGCGCCCACGGCGGGAAGGGCAGCCCGGCGCACGCGGCCACGGTCATCGGTGACACCGTCGGCGACCCGTTCAAGGACACCGCCGGGCCGGCGATCAACCCGCTGATCAAGGTGATGAACCTGGTGGCCCTGCTGATCGCCCCCGCGGTCGTCGCCCTCTCGGTCGGGGAGGACCAGAACACCACCGTGCGGGTGTCCATCGCGCTGGGCGCCACCCTGGTCATCGTCGCCGCCGTGGTGGTCAGCAAGCGCCGCTCCGTCGTCGTCGGCGGGGAGAGCGACACCGCCGCGCCCACGCTGAGCGCCAGCGCCCCCTGATCCCGCACCCCGATCGCGCACCCGCCTGACCCGGCGCCGCTGTGGACGACGCCGGTCGGTGTGGACGACGGCGCACGCGGCGGCCCCGCCGCCGCCCAGCATCGTCTCGCCGGCCCCACCCGGGGGCCGCACGAGCGAGGGAGGGCTGCGTGTCCGGACTGGTCTCCGTCCAGCTGGCGGCGCTCGGGCAGCTCCGCGTCGAGCTGGCCGCGCTGGGCCGGGAGCTCGCGGACGACGCCGACCTGAGCCGCGCCACCGGCTCGTCGCTGGGCAGCGCGCTGCCCGGGCCGGTCGGGGTCGCCGCGGCGGGTGCCGGCGGCCGGTGCGCAGAGCTGACCGGCGCGCTCGCCGACCGGACGGCGGCGGTTGCC from Modestobacter roseus encodes the following:
- a CDS encoding DUF4244 domain-containing protein, with the translated sequence MTGQDRGRQDGGGRRSGRVATALRRRWAAVRRSGEEGMSTAEYAVGTVAACAFAAVLYQVVTGGSVVAALGDLVQRALATLS
- a CDS encoding TadE family type IV pilus minor pilin translates to MRAARSGSEDGMVTAETAVVLPVLLVVLAGAVAAVVVVAAQLRCVDAAREGARAAARGEPAAVVERVAGAAGPDGAVVSQGSSGDTVTVTVAAVVAPLGPVPWRVTVTATATAVVEPAARGSGR
- a CDS encoding DEAD/DEAH box helicase; this translates as MTSLHPARPVVDAGAEPRALPGDELLESLLAGTAEDEDPVTHVHRLAARPSRVAAWPDWVGAELRDRLTARGVVAPFSHQVAAAELARGGAHVVVATGTASGKSLAYQLPALTALAEDDRACVLYLAPTKALARDQLASVAALAGPSVRPTAYDGDTPAEEREWVRRHSRWIVTNPDMLHRGILPAHQKWSSTLRRVAYVVIDECHAYRGVFGSHVGHVLRRLRRVCRRYGAEPVFVLASATVADPAAAATRLVGAEVTAVTEDGSPRPGATFALWEPPLTERTGEHGAPLRRSAAADAAGLLADLVQRDARTLAFVRSRRGAENVAEQARAILRSRGRSDLAAKVDSYRGGYLPEERRELERALSTGQLLGVATTNALELGIDIAGLDAVVLAGYPGTLASMWQQAGRAGRAQRESLVVFVARDDPLDHYLAHHPRAVFGRPVEATVTDPANPYVLGPQLCCAAAELPLRPEELADFGGPVAEAQVAELVAAGQLRARPTGWYWAGRGRPDVDIRGSGAAPVSIIERDTGRLLGTVDGDASHATVHTGALYVHRGDTFVVDEFDDEDACAVVHAESPEWTTVARDTVDLSIVSIERTRRLGAVTAHTGVVDVTNQVVAYQRRRLGTGEVLAEFPLDLPPRQLRTRAVWLTLDERAVGRADVDDAALPGSLHAAEHASIGILPLLATCDRWDLGGISTALHPDTGAATIVVYDGHPGGAGFAERGYAVLREWLQATRATVASCECESGCPSCVQSPKCGNGNDPLDKRGAVRVLDVVLDELAAAPELPAEDVAVTRPPAPFATTVTQETAEPADDARQAPDPDDLVF
- a CDS encoding sodium-translocating pyrophosphatase, with the translated sequence MPDADLSGGDLALVAVVLLVSLAALGFAAWLVRAVLAADQGTASMQEIAAAIQEGAGAFLRRQFRTLAVFAVIVFLLLLLLPVTDGGLGTRVGRAVFFLVGAGFSASVGFIGMTLATRGNVRVAAAAAAGGHRPAFRIAYRTGGVVGMITVGLGLFGAALALLLFQETAPVVLEGFGFGGALLAMFMRVGGGIFTKAADVGADLVGKVEAGIPEDDPRNAATIADNVGDNVGDCAGMAADLFESYAVTLVAALILGQVFLGPVGMVFPLVVAAIGVVASMVGILASNPRGGDRSWMAPVNRGFFTSAAVSLALVAVASFTVLPALSGGLDVPVSPQVLGFLSVLVGIVLAAAIQQLTGYFTETSRRPVKDVGRSSLTGPATVILSGISLGLESAVYAALLIGAAVYGAFLIGGAAALYAVALAGCGLLTTAGVIVSMDTFGPVSDNAQGIAEMSGDIDDDGAQVLTDLDAVGNTTKAITKGIAIATAVLAATALFGSYNASIGDALDDAGAALGDAFTLVSPNNVVGAVIGAAVVFLFSGLAINAVSRAAGRVVFEVREQFRTHPGIMAGTERPDYGRVVDICTRDSLRELTTPGLLAVLAPVAVGFGLGFGPLAAYLVGAIATGTLMAVFLANSGGAWDNAKKMVEDGAHGGKGSPAHAATVIGDTVGDPFKDTAGPAINPLIKVMNLVALLIAPAVVALSVGEDQNTTVRVSIALGATLVIVAAVVVSKRRSVVVGGESDTAAPTLSASAP